In Williamwhitmania sp., a single genomic region encodes these proteins:
- a CDS encoding endonuclease/exonuclease/phosphatase family protein, translating into MKKLYIKWLPLVATFVLFLAIQTQAQEKQYRVGCIAFYNQENFYDTIQDPTINDHDFLPDGPYHWNTERYKTKLDHMSTVIAQIGSELFPGGPAIIGISEIENRQVVEDLVNTPKLKASGYQFVHYDSPDHRGIDVALLYRPAFFKVTNTRSVRLHMKSDTTFRTRDQLVVSGIYDGEPLHIIVNHWPSRFGGEKQSLPNRKAAAELTKSLADSILKTDRNAKIIIMGDLNDDPTSPSLIKVLGAKGDRQDVGPKDFFNTMYQLFKEGYGSLAYRDTWNLFDQIIISEPLLNAKLGTYKFLKAKIFKADFITQQDGQFKGYPLRTYVGTTYQGGYSDHFPTYIFIAKEIIK; encoded by the coding sequence ATGAAAAAACTCTACATCAAATGGCTTCCTCTGGTAGCCACTTTCGTGCTTTTTTTAGCCATCCAGACCCAAGCTCAGGAGAAGCAGTATCGGGTAGGTTGTATCGCTTTTTACAACCAGGAAAATTTTTACGATACCATTCAAGACCCGACCATCAACGATCATGATTTTCTTCCAGATGGCCCGTACCATTGGAACACTGAGCGCTACAAAACTAAGCTGGATCACATGTCCACCGTTATCGCCCAAATTGGAAGCGAACTTTTTCCAGGCGGTCCTGCTATTATCGGAATTTCAGAAATAGAAAACAGACAGGTTGTGGAGGACTTGGTAAATACGCCTAAACTAAAAGCTTCTGGCTACCAATTTGTACATTACGATAGTCCCGACCACCGTGGAATTGACGTTGCCCTGCTCTACCGCCCGGCATTTTTCAAGGTTACCAACACCCGCTCAGTTAGATTACACATGAAATCTGACACTACATTCAGAACTCGCGATCAACTAGTTGTAAGTGGCATTTACGATGGTGAGCCATTGCACATTATTGTAAACCACTGGCCATCAAGATTTGGTGGCGAGAAACAAAGTTTGCCAAACAGGAAGGCAGCTGCCGAACTGACAAAATCATTGGCTGATTCAATATTAAAGACTGATCGCAACGCTAAAATTATAATAATGGGTGACCTCAACGACGACCCCACAAGCCCTAGCCTCATTAAGGTGCTTGGTGCAAAAGGCGATAGGCAGGATGTTGGACCAAAAGATTTCTTCAACACCATGTATCAACTATTTAAGGAGGGGTATGGATCGCTTGCATACCGTGACACGTGGAATCTCTTCGACCAAATTATCATATCTGAGCCACTGCTCAATGCAAAACTAGGCACCTACAAATTCTTGAAAGCAAAAATATTTAAGGCTGATTTTATCACCCAGCAAGATGGTCAATTTAAAGGCTATCCTCTGCGCACATATGTTGGAACTACCTATCAAGGTGGCTACTCCGACCACTTTCCTACCTACATCTTTATTGCCAAAGAAATCATCAAGTAG
- the kdsB gene encoding 3-deoxy-manno-octulosonate cytidylyltransferase: MNPIGIIPARYASTRFPGKPLAIIGGKPMIQRVYEQAMKVLETVVVATDDDRIFSAVEAFGGKVVMTSVNHKSGTDRCAEAVTVLMEKDKRSFDVVLNIQGDEPFLHPEQLRKVLSCFFEKDAQIATLVKPFSPSEDIFNPNSPKVVINHNREAIYFSRSPIPFVRGAEKEDWPMQHIFLKHIGLYGYRTEILQEITRLEQTPLELAESLEQLRWIENGYKIMVEQTHLESFGIDTPEDLDRAIKLGLLG; the protein is encoded by the coding sequence ATGAACCCTATTGGAATAATTCCGGCACGATACGCCTCCACCAGATTCCCCGGAAAGCCGTTGGCAATAATTGGCGGTAAGCCCATGATTCAGCGTGTGTATGAGCAGGCCATGAAGGTGCTTGAAACGGTTGTGGTGGCAACCGATGACGATCGTATCTTTTCGGCAGTTGAGGCATTTGGAGGGAAGGTGGTTATGACTTCCGTTAACCATAAAAGTGGTACAGACCGTTGCGCTGAGGCAGTTACCGTTTTGATGGAAAAGGATAAAAGAAGTTTTGACGTAGTGCTCAATATTCAAGGTGACGAACCGTTTTTGCATCCTGAGCAGCTGCGAAAGGTGCTCTCCTGTTTTTTTGAGAAGGATGCTCAAATCGCAACTCTCGTTAAACCTTTTAGTCCCAGCGAGGACATATTTAACCCCAACAGCCCTAAGGTAGTTATCAATCACAATAGGGAGGCAATTTACTTTAGCCGTAGCCCAATTCCATTTGTTCGAGGTGCGGAAAAGGAAGATTGGCCAATGCAGCACATTTTTCTTAAGCACATTGGGCTTTATGGCTACCGAACAGAGATTCTTCAAGAGATTACTCGGCTTGAACAAACGCCGCTGGAGTTGGCCGAGTCGCTGGAGCAGCTGCGCTGGATAGAGAATGGCTATAAGATAATGGTGGAGCAAACCCATCTGGAGAGCTTTGGCATCGATACACCCGAAGATTTGGACCGGGCCATTAAGCTGGGATTGTTAGGTTAG